The Sorangiineae bacterium MSr11954 DNA segment GGTCTTTGCCGCCATCGGCGAGACGTTCTCCGAGCGCGCGGGGGTGATCAACCTCTCGGCGGAGGGGACGATCATGCTCTCGGCCATGACCGGCTTCGCCTTGGCCGAGAGCACCGGGAGCCTCCTCTGCGGCTTCGCCGGCGCGGCCATCACGGGGATGCTCGTCGCGCTGATCGTCGCCTTCGGCAGCATCACCTTGCAGAAGTCGCAGATTGCCATCGGCTTCGTCCTGGCGCTTTTGTGCGCGGACCTCTCGTCGGTGCTGGGCAATCCGTTCGTGCGCATCCCGGGGCCCACCGTTCCGGAGATGTCGATCCCGGTGCTGCGCGACATTCCCATCTTGGGCCCGCTCCTCTTTCGAAGCGATGCGCTGGTGTACGCGAGCTACCTGCTCATCCTCGGCGCCACCGCGTACTTTTATGGGACGCGCGCCGGGCTCCTCCTGCGCGCCACCGGCGAAAAGCCCACGTCCGCGTATGTGCGCGGAGCGCATGTGATCCGGCTTCGCTATGCGTATACCCTCTTCGGGGGCGCCTTGATGGGCATTGCGGGCGCGGCCTTTTCGCTCGACTTCAAGGCGGGCTGGAGCCATCGCCACACGGCCGGCTACGGCTGGATCGCGCTGGCCATCGTGATCTTCGGCGGCCTGCACCCGACCAAGGTGGCGCTCGGCGCCTATGTCTTCGGCGTTCTGCAGTCGGTGGCCACATTGGCGCAAAGCTCGATTCCGGACGTTCCAACTCAAGTGTTCGGCGTGGCGCCCTTTGCGCTCATGATTGGTGTTTTGGTGATCTCGTCCCGCCGGCGCGGCGGCACCCAGATGGTATGACGTCATCGTGGGGAAGACGATGGCGCCCATTTCGCGAGTAAGCCTCTTCGTGGCGCTCGTCGCCGCAGGCACGCTGCTTCCTCTGGCGTGCAGCGACTTCAAGAACGCCGCGACATCGAGCGGCCCGGACGGATCCCAAGGCGCCGCGGACGTGGGGAGCGGAGCGGATGTCCCCGGTTCAATCGGAGATCCCGACGCGAACGCCGACGTCCCCGGCATCCCGGTGTGCACGGAGGCGCGGTGCTCACGGCTCGACCTGGTGCGCGAGCTCCACTACCCCGAGGGCCTCGGCGTCGACGGAGCCTACGTGTATTGGATTGAAACGGGCAACGGCTACGACGAATACGGCGAGCTCGCGCGGATCCCGAAGACCACCCCATGCCTGTCGGCCGACGCCGGATGCCGCGGGGTGCTCGATCCGCACGTCGGCGGATTTCTCGTGAACAACACGAGCATGAAGCTCGGCGCAAACGACATTTGCTACACGGAGACCAGCGCCCCGTCGCAGCACACGCTGTACTGCATGGCCCTTGGAACCACGGAGAGGAAGGTCATCTTCAACGGGCCGGGCGCCGCGAGGGGCATGTCCTTTGGCACCCCGGGGTCCGGCGCCGATGGCATTTACTGGGCCGGTTTCGGCACCCGGGCGTCCGCGTCCAATGGTTCCATCTTGGCGGCATCACCCCGCGAGCCCATGGACGCTTCGGTGCGCACCGTCGTACCGGGCCGACCCGGGCCCGAGGGCGTCGCCATCGACAAGAACGACGTCTTTTGGAGCGAGCTCGGGCCGGTCGACGGAGGAGGCGCCATTTACAAGGCCCGCGGCGATGGCGGCGCGCTCGTGCAGCTCGCCCCCGGGCAGCCCGATCCTCGGACGATCG contains these protein-coding regions:
- a CDS encoding ABC transporter permease, with the protein product MDVVPIFATAIATSTPMVFAAIGETFSERAGVINLSAEGTIMLSAMTGFALAESTGSLLCGFAGAAITGMLVALIVAFGSITLQKSQIAIGFVLALLCADLSSVLGNPFVRIPGPTVPEMSIPVLRDIPILGPLLFRSDALVYASYLLILGATAYFYGTRAGLLLRATGEKPTSAYVRGAHVIRLRYAYTLFGGALMGIAGAAFSLDFKAGWSHRHTAGYGWIALAIVIFGGLHPTKVALGAYVFGVLQSVATLAQSSIPDVPTQVFGVAPFALMIGVLVISSRRRGGTQMV